The Methanoplanus sp. FWC-SCC4 genome has a window encoding:
- a CDS encoding ABC transporter ATP-binding protein encodes MGSVSVKKVVRVFEKEGQEPVVALQDVSLDISDKEFVCLVGPSGCGKTTLLRIIAGLDTPDSGEAALNGEPIKGPDPERGMVFQEYSLFPWRNVTDNIAFGLEMKGMSKAERRKIAEEYLNIVNLESFGKAYPHELSGGMRQRVAIARALANEPKVLLMDEPFGALDAQTRNTMQRELLEIWRKTKKTIIFVTHSVDEAVFLADRIVVFSARPGKIKEIVEVKIPRCRDRTAPEFAHLRKYVLSLMGEGTS; translated from the coding sequence ATGGGAAGTGTTTCTGTTAAAAAGGTGGTCCGCGTATTTGAAAAGGAGGGTCAGGAACCTGTCGTCGCCCTTCAGGATGTCAGCCTCGATATAAGTGATAAGGAGTTTGTATGCCTTGTAGGGCCTTCGGGCTGTGGCAAGACGACACTTCTCCGGATAATTGCAGGTCTTGACACCCCTGACTCAGGTGAGGCAGCCTTAAACGGTGAACCCATAAAAGGACCTGATCCTGAGAGGGGCATGGTCTTTCAGGAGTATTCCCTTTTTCCCTGGCGAAATGTGACTGACAATATCGCATTTGGTCTTGAGATGAAAGGCATGTCAAAGGCGGAGAGGAGAAAGATTGCAGAGGAATATCTGAACATTGTGAATCTGGAATCTTTTGGGAAAGCTTATCCGCACGAGCTCTCGGGCGGTATGCGTCAGAGGGTTGCCATTGCCCGTGCACTTGCAAATGAGCCTAAAGTTCTTTTAATGGACGAGCCTTTTGGTGCTCTTGATGCCCAGACCCGGAATACGATGCAGCGTGAACTTCTGGAAATCTGGAGAAAGACGAAGAAGACAATCATCTTTGTCACACACAGCGTTGATGAGGCTGTGTTCCTGGCTGACAGAATTGTTGTATTTTCAGCAAGGCCCGGGAAGATAAAGGAAATTGTCGAGGTAAAGATACCCCGATGCAGAGATCGCACTGCGCCTGAGTTTGCACACCTGCGTAAGTACGTCTTATCTCTCATGGGTGAAGGAACATCATGA
- a CDS encoding 50S ribosomal protein L16, which produces MVRKPAKMYRAISKRAYTRREYMGGVPGSKVVQFNMGNTKQQFPVEISILADEACQIQHKALEAARMGVNRKLMKEIGRMNYHFKLRTFPHQVLRENKQATGAGADRVSEGMRMAFGKAVGTAARVQPRQKVFTIYTSEANAEKAKKALKSAGYKLPTPTRIVVEKREIEA; this is translated from the coding sequence ATGGTCCGAAAACCAGCAAAAATGTACAGGGCAATCTCGAAAAGGGCATACACCAGACGTGAATATATGGGTGGTGTGCCCGGTTCGAAGGTTGTTCAGTTTAATATGGGCAACACAAAACAGCAGTTCCCGGTAGAGATTTCGATTCTTGCAGATGAAGCATGTCAGATTCAGCACAAAGCTCTTGAAGCAGCACGTATGGGTGTAAACCGTAAGCTCATGAAAGAGATTGGAAGGATGAACTACCATTTCAAGCTTCGTACATTCCCACACCAGGTGCTTCGTGAGAACAAGCAGGCTACCGGTGCAGGTGCTGACCGTGTGTCAGAAGGAATGAGAATGGCATTTGGAAAGGCAGTAGGAACAGCAGCACGTGTACAGCCACGCCAGAAAGTGTTTACAATTTACACCTCTGAGGCAAATGCGGAGAAGGCAAAGAAGGCTCTTAAGAGTGCCGGTTACAAACTTCCGACTCCTACACGTATTGTTGTTGAGAAAAGGGAAATAGAAGCCTAA
- a CDS encoding DNA alkylation repair protein has protein sequence MITEQQIFSSADSFQDIAEKIIEELKAYADHEYAERETALNGVPEKGFIGVRKPHIRLIAKKWWQNEVKYMSGADIFLLCQYLVDKNIFELRAVAFDWAKRAKKHYSPESFQFLERWVNENIFCWIDCDDLCTGAAGEFLEKYPEFISNVLEWTSSQNRWVRRASAVSLIRPARNGSFLPEIFRISDALLTDSDDMVQKGYGWMLKVASQKHPDEVFSYVMENRLSMPRTSLRYAIEKFPPDMRKQAMKK, from the coding sequence TTGATTACAGAACAGCAAATTTTCAGTTCAGCAGATTCTTTTCAGGATATTGCTGAAAAAATTATTGAAGAGCTTAAGGCATACGCAGATCACGAGTACGCAGAGCGTGAGACGGCTCTGAACGGAGTTCCTGAAAAGGGTTTTATTGGTGTCAGAAAACCCCATATCCGGCTGATTGCAAAAAAGTGGTGGCAGAATGAGGTAAAATACATGTCCGGTGCTGATATTTTTTTGCTGTGCCAGTATCTTGTTGATAAGAACATTTTTGAGCTTCGTGCAGTTGCATTTGACTGGGCAAAACGAGCAAAAAAGCATTATTCCCCCGAATCATTTCAGTTCCTTGAGAGGTGGGTGAATGAAAATATTTTCTGCTGGATTGACTGTGATGATCTGTGCACAGGGGCAGCCGGTGAATTTCTCGAGAAGTATCCTGAGTTCATTTCGAATGTTTTAGAATGGACAAGTTCACAAAACCGCTGGGTGAGGCGTGCATCTGCGGTGTCCCTGATTCGTCCGGCACGAAATGGTTCTTTTCTCCCGGAAATATTTCGGATATCTGATGCTCTTCTGACCGATAGTGATGACATGGTTCAAAAAGGATACGGGTGGATGCTTAAGGTAGCCTCACAAAAGCATCCTGACGAGGTTTTCTCCTATGTCATGGAAAACAGGCTTTCCATGCCGCGAACCTCTCTTCGTTATGCGATTGAGAAGTTTCCGCCTGATATGAGGAAGCAGGCTATGAAAAAGTGA
- a CDS encoding serine/threonine-protein kinase yields the protein MITDAHKKTILIIISAIFLILATTAPAMAGFGNQGQSDNGQRNIPAHGTDNAPGNSGQGQGTQTALPVIYGLFIALIVLVAIILYIIFVRLRPRKKYGEENKKQKSLYEYGKTTVLEENKNMPPNFPPELKNRYSDVELIGKGGLSFVFQAKIKDTEEIVAVKIPALKDEKSGRIFLQEIKIWEGLSHPNIVSIKSVNVFPVPYVEMEYVPDSLNDLHVPVKPDIALHIAAGILRGLSYAHSKGIIHCDIKPGNILIDSDFIPKIADWGVGRDLGRKSSGISGYTPAFAAPEQMSSVTGEVCTVRTDIYQTGMLIYWMLFGNTSFEEEMSGIETSGDIKYPLINRIVMKCIQKNPEKRYATAEELLEEILSISGSTVTG from the coding sequence ATGATAACAGATGCACATAAAAAGACCATTCTGATAATTATTTCTGCTATTTTTCTGATTCTGGCCACAACAGCACCGGCGATGGCGGGCTTTGGAAACCAGGGCCAGTCTGATAACGGACAACGTAACATTCCGGCACATGGAACAGATAATGCACCGGGCAATTCAGGGCAGGGACAGGGAACACAGACCGCACTGCCTGTCATATACGGACTTTTTATTGCTTTAATTGTGCTTGTTGCCATAATTCTCTACATCATATTTGTAAGATTAAGGCCCCGGAAAAAATACGGTGAAGAAAACAAAAAACAAAAATCCCTTTATGAATACGGCAAAACGACAGTTTTAGAGGAGAATAAAAACATGCCCCCAAATTTTCCACCGGAACTAAAAAACAGGTATTCTGATGTGGAGCTTATTGGAAAAGGGGGGCTTTCATTTGTATTTCAGGCAAAAATAAAAGATACGGAAGAGATCGTAGCTGTAAAAATTCCGGCATTAAAGGATGAAAAATCAGGCAGAATATTTTTGCAGGAGATTAAAATCTGGGAAGGACTGAGCCACCCGAACATTGTTTCAATAAAGTCAGTAAATGTTTTTCCTGTGCCATATGTAGAGATGGAATATGTTCCTGATTCTCTAAACGACCTGCACGTACCTGTCAAACCCGATATTGCACTGCATATTGCGGCAGGGATACTCAGGGGCCTCTCCTACGCCCATAGTAAGGGAATCATACATTGCGATATAAAACCGGGCAACATCCTGATTGACAGTGATTTCATACCTAAAATTGCAGACTGGGGAGTGGGCAGGGATCTTGGGAGGAAAAGCTCAGGGATATCAGGTTATACTCCGGCTTTTGCGGCACCCGAACAGATGTCATCAGTTACAGGAGAAGTCTGCACAGTAAGGACAGACATATACCAGACAGGGATGCTTATTTACTGGATGCTTTTTGGGAATACATCTTTTGAAGAGGAAATGTCCGGCATTGAAACTTCAGGGGACATCAAATACCCTCTGATAAACAGAATCGTAATGAAATGTATTCAAAAAAATCCGGAAAAGCGTTACGCCACAGCAGAAGAACTTCTTGAAGAGATTCTTTCCATCTCAGGCTCAACAGTAACAGGTTAA
- a CDS encoding FHA domain-containing protein: MPDDTYKTIVSDDESGFFENLSEYLNVLGNPTRLKILKLIENNPKDIREISGGIETSYENTKKHLDKLLRIGIIKKEAGMGKPTSKGIHAVWKYSTIPGGMELVARNIGNFCNMEIKNPDIQERLQNIRKMIDDEMAGDMPVLVLLGGEDDGRAYILKRNESKLGRYDPTAKGLFDEDSDIVLKDSYRAVTRVSKPHAVIFKDKEYWLIKDAGSAGGTFLNNHDLIKSSGAILKDGDMIDLGKGEGKATLVFHQKKSQNS; the protein is encoded by the coding sequence ATGCCCGATGACACTTACAAGACAATAGTCAGCGATGATGAAAGCGGTTTTTTCGAGAACCTTTCCGAATACTTAAACGTACTCGGGAATCCAACAAGACTCAAAATACTCAAACTAATAGAGAACAATCCAAAAGACATCAGGGAGATCTCAGGCGGAATAGAAACAAGTTATGAAAATACAAAAAAACACCTTGACAAACTCCTCAGAATAGGAATAATTAAAAAAGAAGCAGGAATGGGAAAACCAACCTCAAAGGGAATACATGCAGTATGGAAATATTCCACCATTCCCGGAGGAATGGAGCTTGTCGCAAGGAACATAGGTAATTTCTGCAACATGGAAATCAAAAATCCCGATATTCAGGAAAGACTTCAAAATATCAGGAAGATGATCGATGATGAGATGGCAGGAGACATGCCGGTACTTGTTCTGCTCGGGGGAGAGGATGACGGCAGGGCGTATATCTTAAAAAGAAATGAATCAAAATTAGGCAGATATGACCCTACTGCAAAAGGGCTCTTTGATGAAGACTCGGATATTGTCCTAAAGGACAGTTACAGGGCAGTCACCCGTGTTTCAAAACCGCATGCGGTAATATTCAAAGATAAAGAATACTGGCTCATTAAAGATGCCGGAAGCGCAGGAGGGACTTTTCTGAACAATCACGATCTAATAAAATCATCAGGGGCAATTCTAAAAGACGGTGACATGATAGATCTTGGGAAGGGTGAGGGAAAAGCAACCCTTGTATTCCATCAGAAAAAATCACAAAATTCCTAA
- a CDS encoding fumarate hydratase, giving the protein MLIENISRATEKAIREAEIHLPGDFMRALEKTIAKETSPVAKAEYENILENIIQAGRLEVPICQDTGLHIFFVTLPPEIPLTSEIYEGIYEGVRRANKSVPLRPNAVDPITRKNSGDNTGVNVPAVHIRPGEKFTITAMPKGGGSENMSRLAMFLPSETGRIKSFVVETMLIAGGRPCPPVVLGVGIGSTFDGVCSLAKEALLEPVDSMDEFEQEICDAVNELGIGPMGLGGDTTCIAVKVKKGHCHTASLPVAVNVQCWACRHATVEVEVPCND; this is encoded by the coding sequence ATGCTTATCGAAAATATTTCCCGTGCGACTGAAAAGGCAATCAGGGAGGCTGAAATTCATCTCCCCGGTGATTTCATGCGTGCCCTTGAAAAGACTATTGCAAAAGAGACCAGCCCTGTTGCAAAGGCTGAATATGAAAATATTCTGGAAAATATCATACAGGCCGGCAGACTGGAGGTTCCGATATGCCAGGATACAGGGCTTCACATATTTTTTGTAACTCTTCCGCCGGAAATACCTCTTACCTCTGAGATTTATGAAGGAATATACGAAGGCGTCAGAAGGGCAAATAAGAGTGTCCCCCTAAGGCCCAATGCCGTTGATCCTATAACACGTAAAAATTCAGGTGACAACACAGGTGTAAATGTCCCTGCAGTACACATAAGGCCTGGTGAAAAATTTACAATAACTGCAATGCCAAAGGGAGGCGGCAGCGAAAACATGTCGCGTCTTGCAATGTTTCTCCCGTCAGAAACCGGCAGGATCAAAAGTTTTGTTGTTGAGACGATGCTGATTGCCGGCGGAAGACCCTGTCCCCCCGTTGTGCTGGGTGTGGGTATCGGAAGTACTTTTGACGGTGTGTGTTCGCTTGCAAAAGAAGCATTGCTTGAACCGGTCGATTCGATGGATGAGTTTGAACAGGAGATTTGCGATGCTGTAAATGAACTTGGAATAGGTCCTATGGGTCTTGGCGGTGACACAACCTGCATTGCGGTAAAGGTGAAAAAAGGGCACTGCCATACAGCATCCCTTCCTGTGGCGGTCAATGTTCAGTGCTGGGCATGCCGTCATGCAACAGTTGAGGTGGAGGTGCCCTGTAATGACTGA
- a CDS encoding FumA C-terminus/TtdB family hydratase beta subunit, which produces MTELKTPLGDEILSLRAGDRVSLSGTIYTARDEAHMRMMEEGIPFNPEGAVIYHCGPVVKDSKIVAAGPTTSARMNDLSGFLIDAGVRGLIGKGGMGENLLNQIRGRAVYLAFTGGCAALAASRMTLKGVYFEDLGMAEAVWEISVENLPLTVGMDSAGGDLYQKVRDNARDNYERMF; this is translated from the coding sequence ATGACTGAACTTAAAACGCCTCTCGGGGACGAAATACTCTCCCTTCGGGCAGGTGACAGGGTCTCTCTTTCAGGCACTATTTATACAGCCCGTGATGAAGCCCACATGCGAATGATGGAGGAGGGGATACCCTTCAACCCCGAAGGTGCGGTGATATACCATTGCGGCCCTGTTGTTAAGGATTCAAAAATAGTTGCAGCAGGACCAACCACTTCTGCAAGAATGAATGATCTCTCCGGTTTTTTGATTGATGCAGGTGTCCGCGGCTTAATTGGCAAAGGGGGAATGGGAGAAAATCTTCTCAATCAGATAAGGGGGCGTGCGGTATATCTTGCCTTCACCGGAGGCTGCGCGGCGCTGGCTGCATCGCGTATGACATTAAAAGGCGTATATTTTGAAGATCTCGGCATGGCAGAGGCAGTCTGGGAAATCTCTGTTGAAAATCTCCCTCTCACTGTCGGGATGGATTCGGCAGGGGGTGATCTCTACCAAAAGGTAAGGGATAATGCCCGCGATAATTATGAAAGGATGTTTTAA
- a CDS encoding 4Fe-4S dicluster domain-containing protein, which translates to MKLVIEEKLCKGCNLCTMVCPYNIFQEGTKLNEKGIVVPVLDRPERCTNCRLQKLYQRRLCGVCQLICPDQAIKWVEEGPYEPHKVVIEF; encoded by the coding sequence ATGAAACTTGTTATAGAAGAGAAACTCTGCAAAGGATGCAATCTTTGTACAATGGTCTGTCCCTACAATATTTTTCAGGAAGGAACGAAACTCAATGAAAAGGGTATAGTAGTTCCTGTTCTTGACAGACCCGAAAGATGCACAAATTGCAGACTTCAAAAACTGTACCAAAGGCGTTTGTGTGGGGTATGTCAGCTTATATGCCCTGATCAGGCAATAAAATGGGTTGAGGAAGGTCCATATGAACCTCATAAAGTGGTGATAGAGTTTTGA
- a CDS encoding 2-oxoacid:acceptor oxidoreductase subunit alpha, which yields MSRIEFMQGNIACAEGALAAGCSFFGGYPITPSTEIAEHMAKKLPKLGRTFIQMEDEIASISAIIGASWTGARAMTATSGPGFSLMMENLGYAIMTETPCVIVNIQRGGPSTGQPTMSAQGDMMQCRFGSHGDISIIALTPSSVQEMYELTVKAFNLADRFRCPVFVMSDETIGHMRERITIPDEVEITQRKPLLKGRLPFEPEDDMIPGFPVFGEGHRVHVTGLTHDMRGYPDTTNHETHATLVKRLVNKIESKKYEIADYDLVNPEAEVVFVTYGPATRTVRQLMKNRSDLKIGHLNLRMVWPFPEKLLYEFENAKAFIVPEMNLGQISREVERHTDVRVVSVPKIGGEIHTTEELLKAMEDFI from the coding sequence TTGAGCAGAATAGAATTTATGCAGGGCAATATAGCCTGTGCTGAAGGTGCTCTTGCGGCAGGGTGCAGTTTTTTTGGCGGTTATCCAATCACTCCCTCTACTGAAATCGCCGAACATATGGCAAAAAAACTGCCAAAACTTGGTCGGACTTTCATTCAGATGGAGGATGAAATCGCCAGTATATCGGCAATAATCGGTGCATCCTGGACAGGTGCACGTGCAATGACCGCAACAAGCGGGCCCGGTTTTTCCCTGATGATGGAAAACCTCGGCTATGCAATAATGACCGAGACACCATGTGTTATCGTAAATATTCAGAGGGGGGGACCCTCAACAGGTCAGCCCACCATGTCGGCACAGGGGGATATGATGCAGTGCCGGTTTGGCTCACACGGGGATATCAGCATAATTGCACTTACTCCGTCAAGTGTTCAGGAGATGTATGAACTGACGGTAAAAGCATTCAATCTCGCAGACAGGTTCCGCTGTCCTGTGTTCGTTATGTCTGATGAGACAATCGGTCATATGCGTGAGAGAATTACAATCCCTGATGAAGTTGAAATAACGCAAAGAAAGCCCCTTTTGAAAGGCAGACTGCCTTTTGAACCTGAAGATGACATGATCCCGGGTTTTCCTGTATTCGGGGAGGGTCACCGTGTACATGTGACTGGTCTTACTCACGACATGAGGGGTTATCCTGACACTACAAACCATGAGACACATGCGACGCTTGTAAAAAGGCTTGTTAATAAGATTGAGTCCAAAAAATACGAGATTGCGGATTACGATCTTGTCAACCCTGAGGCAGAGGTCGTTTTTGTAACCTACGGTCCTGCGACAAGGACTGTAAGGCAGCTCATGAAAAACAGGTCTGATCTTAAGATCGGACATCTGAATCTCAGGATGGTCTGGCCTTTCCCTGAAAAACTACTTTACGAGTTTGAAAATGCCAAAGCATTCATAGTTCCTGAAATGAATCTCGGCCAAATCTCAAGAGAAGTGGAGAGGCACACTGATGTAAGGGTTGTATCCGTTCCTAAAATCGGCGGTGAAATTCATACAACAGAAGAACTTCTAAAAGCGATGGAGGACTTCATATGA
- a CDS encoding thiamine pyrophosphate-dependent enzyme, producing MTGDVSDWYRHDRMPHIFCTGCGNGTVINCTLNAVNEMGWDIDNTIFVSGIGCSSRSPGYIVTDSLHTTHGRALAFATGVKMAKPEFNVVVFTGDGDLSAIGGNHFIHACRRNINMTVVCMNNMIYGMTGGQGSPCTPVGAISTTTPYGAREPVFDLAELAVAAGANYSARWTSYHVKELTKAIKTGMETTGLSFIEAMTQCPTSFGRRNKQRKVTDMIDHMRTHSILLSKKRRMEESGEKVPDDLFTVGEFVRRYRPALGVVEE from the coding sequence ATGACCGGAGATGTCAGCGACTGGTACCGCCATGACAGAATGCCGCATATATTCTGTACAGGATGCGGCAACGGAACCGTCATAAACTGTACCCTTAATGCCGTAAACGAGATGGGCTGGGATATAGACAATACAATATTTGTTTCAGGAATCGGCTGTTCTTCACGATCACCGGGATATATCGTAACCGATTCACTTCATACAACTCACGGGCGTGCCCTTGCGTTTGCAACCGGTGTCAAGATGGCAAAACCGGAATTTAATGTCGTTGTGTTCACAGGGGACGGTGATTTGTCTGCAATCGGAGGCAACCACTTCATACACGCCTGCCGGAGAAATATCAACATGACGGTAGTCTGTATGAACAATATGATTTACGGCATGACAGGCGGACAGGGGAGTCCGTGCACACCTGTCGGGGCAATTTCAACCACAACTCCGTACGGTGCAAGAGAGCCTGTATTTGATCTTGCAGAGCTTGCAGTGGCCGCAGGTGCAAACTATTCTGCAAGATGGACATCATATCACGTAAAAGAGCTTACAAAGGCGATAAAGACAGGTATGGAAACAACCGGCCTTTCTTTCATCGAAGCAATGACACAGTGCCCGACATCGTTTGGAAGAAGGAATAAACAAAGAAAGGTAACAGATATGATTGATCATATGAGGACTCACTCAATTCTTCTCTCCAAAAAAAGAAGGATGGAGGAATCAGGTGAAAAGGTTCCTGATGATTTATTCACAGTAGGTGAGTTTGTAAGGCGTTACCGCCCTGCTCTCGGAGTGGTTGAAGAATGA
- a CDS encoding 2-oxoacid:acceptor oxidoreductase family protein, whose translation MRHEILFSGFGGQGIILSAVILGRAAAIYDKKFAVQTQVYGPEARGGASMSAVVIDEDDVLYPEVTNPDIYVIMSQQGFEKYGTGAGADSFMLLDKGLVFSRPETRYFEVPATEEAKNTMGRVIVANIIMLGALVSSTEVVSREAIEMAVLDSVPKGTEQLNMKALNAGFDLGKKGGNWI comes from the coding sequence ATGAGGCATGAGATTTTGTTCTCAGGCTTTGGCGGTCAGGGAATTATTCTCTCGGCAGTGATTCTGGGACGTGCTGCGGCAATATATGATAAAAAATTTGCCGTACAGACGCAGGTTTACGGCCCTGAAGCAAGAGGCGGCGCTTCAATGAGTGCCGTTGTCATTGATGAGGATGATGTGCTTTATCCGGAGGTAACAAATCCGGATATTTATGTAATCATGTCCCAGCAGGGATTTGAAAAATACGGTACCGGGGCAGGTGCTGATTCTTTCATGCTACTTGACAAGGGACTGGTCTTTTCAAGGCCGGAAACGAGATATTTTGAGGTTCCGGCAACAGAAGAGGCCAAAAATACAATGGGCAGGGTAATTGTCGCAAATATTATAATGCTCGGCGCACTGGTGAGTTCCACCGAAGTTGTCAGTCGTGAGGCAATCGAAATGGCGGTTCTTGACAGCGTACCGAAAGGCACTGAGCAGCTTAACATGAAAGCACTCAATGCAGGATTTGATCTTGGGAAAAAGGGAGGAAACTGGATTTGA
- the sucC gene encoding ADP-forming succinate--CoA ligase subunit beta, with product MKLLEFEAKKIFKEHGIPVPESFVINSPEEIGDQASSLGSEVVLKAQVDVGGRGKAGGVIISDVASAKKNAELLFSKEIKGIPVEKILVEEKLPIEQEYYVSITIDRAKKEPVILFCATGGVDIEETAKNNPDALHRVRVAPILHDIPPFMMRRLLRGVPAEIGPVLNSLYRVYCDSDALLAEINPLVTTKKGVYAADAKLIIDDNALYRQGIRVNRDLTPRERKAEEYGFSYVELTGNIGVIGNGAGLTMSTLDLIELSGGKAANFLDVGGGANTERVCNAVRLVADMPLVKVIVVNLLGGITRCDEVAKGIVEAGVSQPVVVRLAGTNEEEGRRILKENGYHMLDTMEEVVMCAVKEAGK from the coding sequence TTGAAACTATTGGAATTTGAGGCGAAAAAGATCTTTAAAGAGCACGGCATACCCGTGCCTGAAAGTTTTGTCATAAACAGTCCTGAAGAGATTGGTGATCAGGCTTCTTCACTTGGCAGTGAAGTTGTGTTAAAGGCACAGGTTGATGTAGGGGGAAGAGGAAAGGCAGGCGGTGTAATAATTTCCGATGTTGCATCAGCTAAAAAAAATGCAGAATTGCTCTTCTCAAAAGAGATAAAGGGAATTCCTGTTGAAAAAATACTGGTAGAGGAAAAACTGCCGATTGAACAGGAATACTATGTGAGCATAACAATAGATCGTGCAAAAAAAGAGCCGGTAATTCTTTTCTGTGCAACAGGCGGTGTTGACATTGAAGAGACTGCAAAGAACAATCCTGATGCTCTTCACAGGGTAAGAGTTGCCCCTATTTTACATGATATTCCTCCTTTCATGATGAGGAGACTTTTAAGAGGTGTTCCTGCGGAGATAGGTCCTGTCCTGAATTCACTATACCGTGTCTACTGTGACAGTGATGCACTGCTTGCGGAAATTAATCCTCTTGTCACAACAAAAAAAGGTGTCTATGCAGCTGATGCAAAGCTCATCATTGATGACAATGCCCTGTACCGCCAGGGTATCAGGGTAAACCGTGATTTAACCCCGCGTGAACGAAAGGCTGAGGAATACGGCTTTTCATATGTGGAGCTTACAGGTAACATAGGCGTAATCGGAAACGGCGCAGGGCTTACCATGTCAACTCTTGATTTAATTGAGCTTTCCGGAGGAAAAGCGGCAAACTTCCTTGATGTCGGCGGAGGTGCAAATACCGAAAGGGTGTGCAATGCAGTCAGACTTGTAGCCGATATGCCTCTTGTAAAAGTCATCGTTGTAAACCTTCTTGGAGGAATCACACGCTGCGATGAGGTGGCAAAGGGAATTGTTGAGGCAGGTGTCAGCCAGCCTGTTGTTGTCCGTCTTGCAGGTACAAACGAAGAAGAGGGAAGGCGTATTCTAAAAGAGAACGGCTATCATATGCTTGATACTATGGAAGAAGTCGTCATGTGTGCAGTAAAGGAGGCAGGCAAATGA
- the sucD gene encoding succinate--CoA ligase subunit alpha produces MIYGDKNTGVIVQGATGKQGRFHINLMNRYADEVGGKGVVAGVTPGKGGQEVDGVPVYDSLREALAEHDASASVLFVPGFAAGDSIMEAAYNGLETVVAITEHIPVHDAMCAISYARLEGCSVIGPNCPGILSPGEIKMGIMPAHLAFKANTGNVGIISRSGTLTYEVVNELTRAGIGQSTIVGIGGDPVIGQTFVDVLERFENDPETRGIVLIGEVGGNLEEEGASYTDLPIVTYIAGVSAPPEKRMGHAGAIVEGGEGDAGSKIRRLEAQGVTVASKPSLIPTLIREML; encoded by the coding sequence ATGATTTACGGGGATAAAAATACCGGTGTTATAGTTCAGGGTGCTACCGGAAAGCAGGGCAGATTTCACATTAACCTGATGAACCGTTATGCGGATGAGGTCGGAGGAAAAGGAGTTGTGGCAGGAGTCACCCCGGGCAAGGGCGGCCAGGAAGTAGACGGCGTTCCTGTATATGACTCCTTAAGAGAGGCACTCGCCGAGCATGATGCTTCTGCAAGCGTTTTGTTTGTACCGGGTTTTGCAGCCGGGGACTCCATTATGGAGGCTGCATACAACGGTCTTGAGACTGTTGTTGCGATAACCGAACATATTCCTGTTCATGACGCAATGTGCGCAATATCATATGCAAGACTGGAGGGTTGCAGCGTAATCGGACCAAACTGTCCGGGAATACTCTCCCCTGGTGAAATTAAGATGGGTATCATGCCTGCACACCTTGCATTTAAGGCAAATACCGGAAATGTGGGGATAATTTCCAGAAGCGGCACACTGACTTACGAGGTTGTAAATGAACTGACCCGTGCGGGAATAGGTCAGAGCACGATAGTAGGAATTGGCGGTGACCCTGTTATCGGCCAGACATTTGTGGACGTTCTTGAAAGGTTTGAAAACGATCCTGAAACTAGGGGAATTGTTTTGATTGGAGAAGTTGGCGGAAACCTTGAGGAGGAAGGTGCATCATACACAGATCTTCCGATTGTAACCTATATTGCAGGTGTTTCGGCACCCCCTGAGAAGAGAATGGGGCATGCTGGTGCAATTGTTGAGGGCGGTGAAGGAGATGCAGGGTCAAAGATCAGGCGTCTTGAAGCTCAGGGTGTCACGGTCGCAAGTAAGCCGTCTTTAATTCCGACACTGATTAGGGAAATGCTTTAA